One Coffea eugenioides isolate CCC68of chromosome 2, Ceug_1.0, whole genome shotgun sequence genomic window, ATCCTCgtgtccgaagtgaatggcggggcttctcccctgggatcactccgacgatcaagttagtatgagaacgagagaaAAACAGTAGTATTGTCAAATGAACAGTCACCTTACTTGTTGGGAatgtgtggggtatttatagagtgGGAGTGGAGGTCAGGACGGAGGGTTCATGCTGGTGGGACCCATGTCCTGACATTACGGCTCTGTTCCCTGCCAGGGGCCTGgttctgacactgtagccgcctgggCTGGGTGACGGGGGTCCTGCGCAGTGGTCATTAAGATCACctagtgcttttcagataaagcactggtccTGGGTGTTGTCAGGGGTGTCTACGTCATCAGCGCCTAACCGAGGTGACAGCCTGGGATGTAGAGGTCATCGGAGTAGGAGACCATGGACCGAGCCGAGCTCAGAGTCCGGATCGGGGAACGGCTGTGTTCGTGTAGGAGACGAAATGAGGTCACCTCGGCAACAAGGTGCTGCCGAGGTGAGCACCCTCAACCTGCAACcagtaaagagaagaaaagttAAGTGTATCATCCAATAATTAGAGAAGTAtagcttttaagttttaacAGCGGGAGCAAAAGTATTAAATAGCTCTGGGAATGCAAGTACAATAATTGAGCTGCTTGAGCGGAAGTGGGGGCAAGTTGCGGATTCATGTGATGCGTTAATTGAAAGAAGTATTTTACATAGAATCCAGCAAGAAACAGCTCCAACTCAGCCTAAAAGGCAACTGATATTGACATTAGAATTCTCAAAATACTAGTACTAAATTTGCTCCTAACCACCAGCCCAAAGGTTGCTAGCCACCATCAAGCCTTTAAGGCTTGGTGAGGTGGGAGGCAAGGATTCAAACTTTGCCTCCCACCAATTACCACATTAAAATGTGGATTTGCTTCAAAAAATTTAGACGGGTGCGTGGTGCATTTGTTTGGTTCGATGATAGTTTAATCCTCTCCAGGTGCGTGGTGCACCAATACTTATCGGTATCGGTCGAGTCGTAACTGGAACGGAGGGGACCAGTATTATCATATCCGCGACAACTCGTTCTGATTTGGCCGATATTTATCGATTCGAATCCATGATGCATGATATCGGCCGATAAATTCGAGTCAATTCGAAGTCAACTcggatatttttttaaattgtgtCTTTTTTGGTATCttctaattttagtaattttttcaaaatttttggaaactttcaCGTGTTATAATGTGCGTATCATCCGATATATTGCGACGGATGTGGAACAACCGATACCGCGACCGCGACCTGCATGGTTCGCCGTATCGGGCGAATCGTAACTGGAACGGAGGGGACCGATACGATACCGATCCCCGAATCGCGAAATTATCATATCCGCGGCAACTCGCTCTGACTCAGCCGATATTGACCGATTCAAATCCGTGATGCATGATATTGACTGATATATCCGAGTCAACTCggatattttttttaaattgtatcttttttagtattttctaattttagtaattttttcaaaatttttggaaactgTCATGTGTTATAATGTGCGTATCACCCAATATTCAACCGATATGTCGCGACGGATGTGGAACAACCGATACCTCGACCGCGACCCGCGATGGCGAACCATGCATCCACCCAGGGGGAGATCAAATCTGAGATGATCCAGTCAGGTCATTGATGTGCAACGAATTGCCTGAATGGGTTTTTGAGGAGATCATATGCTAGTTTTAGAGACtgaattttctcaaaatatacGTCTTCTGTGGCTTCGGCATCTTCAGGCAACAAACTCCTGTCAACAGCTGGCAGGGGAAATGCCACCAAGTCTATGAGGCCTGTAACATCAGGAGGAAGTTTGCGGAGCCTTTGAATGTTTTTTGGGGTCGAAATGAGTGAAGAATGAACTCCAGCTTTGGCTAAGGCTATAGAAAGCTTGAAAAAAGGCATAAGATGCCCAAATGCTGACCAAGGCAGCAACACTACATGAATATGATCTCTGCTCATTGTCTGTGGGGGGAACTTTTTTCTATCTTCTCCGCAATTCTTGGAGTTGCCAGGTATGTGCAGATGCTGTGTTACTCCGACTCGGCTATCAAGTCCCGTTGATACAGTTATTCTAGTGCaaaatgcaaaatgaaaagttagACATGAATATGGCACGGCAAAAGGTGCATTGCGTTCagatttttgttctttttaacTTCTTGAAATAGACTTTAACTTGAAGCCAATCAAAACAAATCGATGTTTTAATTTGTTGGTGctcaattttgaatttctacCTCCAACTTGAATTTGAGCTCGAATCCTTTCAACACCTTAAAATTtgtgtttgattttgatttgatCGGTTTGAgctcttatatatatatatatataagtatattGTTAATAATGCATATGTGATCTTCATAAAtgattaacaaaaaaattagTCAATTGTTATCAAGTTTTAACAAGTCAAATTTTTGTAAATTTGAACTCGATTCAATATTTTAATCCAATTCTTATTATTGCTCGAGTTCCTTGCTATTATTTAAGTTTGAATTCGAATCAAACTCTTGggcattttttttgttttgaggGAGTAGGAAGGAAAGGAAAGCAAAGGAAATGAAGGGAAAAGAATTTTAATATTTAGACTGGTTTTTGAGCAGGGAAAGGGAATGATAAAGTCTAATTAATTTTGGTCAGTCTACTTTCCATCCAAAAGTGGGTGGAATCAGAGAAGAAGAAAACcaagataaatgaaaattttaaaatttctttaaaaacCGTCATCTAGCACTTGTACCATATGCTAGAAAAGCGTCAAAATCTAATCTCAAATTACATTTTATCCCAAAAGTGGCGGACGAAATTCAAAGGAAGAGTTTGAATCAAGCTgcttcttttatatatatatatatataaatcttTCAATCAATTTATTAATTTCcaccttatatatatattcattatatatatatatatatatatatatatatagattctCAACCTCAATAAATGcgtactttttttattcaatttctAGTACACAATCTATCAAAGATATTTGCATTTCCTTTCTTGACCcaaaaagaatagaaaatattaaaaaggtACTAATAAATACTTGTGATATGCAAAGGTTCAATTAATCCAAACGCAAGCTGTACAGTTGCCTCCCAGAATCGAATTAAGTACAACTAATGGATTCTGGTAACCTCTCTATTCGTGAACCTATTAAACGTTGCCATTGGGCTTTGAACCACTAACCCATATTTGGTGCTAATACATAGGTTCAATTAAAAACCCATTCAAGAGTACTACTACTAATAACATACTaaaattatacatatatatatatgtgtgtcctgtttcctccaaaaaaaaaaaaaaaaagaaggggggggggggggggcctGTGGCTGTGGCTGTGGAAcagaatttgaaattttttgatcCGTCCGAGAGACCTATAAATGCTAGAACACCCAACCCAAATGAGTGAGACTCCTTGACTAAAGAAACCTTTCAAGAGCAACATCTCCTCCTCTTCTTTCTCCTCGCATTCCACCACTGAAGAAGGAAGGTTTGGATATACTACTATTCCTTGGATTTCATCATATCAAACAATCAACATCTGAATTTGTTCATTAGAAGAATTTGTCATGATCCCTTAGATTTTATTTCTATAGTTCAGTGCATAACGAAGATCCTGAAAATCCCAAAACCATGAAAGATGTAGAATCTGCTAGGATTTTGTTACACTCCATGAAGAACCAAAGTTCCATTCTTGGTTGGCTGACAAAACTCATGGCGTCCGTGATTCTCGTTTCCTTCATCACCTGCGTTATTTACTACATAAAGTTATTGTGCCCCTTAGCCATATACATCGAGACCCCTCTTCACATCCATGATCTAGAAaaatcttcatcatcatcatcatcgtcaTCGTCTCTGCAGACACAATCTTACTCTAGTCAAAACAAGTCGAACGTCAGAGGAGTACAAGAGTCAGAAAACCCTGGAAAAACGCAGCTCCATCACATTGTTTTCGGCATTGCAGCTTCATCCCATCTATGGAATCAACGAAAGAACTACGTAAAATTATGGTGGAGGCCGGGGGAGACGAGAGGGTTTGTTTGGCTCGACAAGACTGTAAGTACAGGTACTGAGGATGACAATTCTCTTCCAACCTTAAAATTGTCGAGCGACACCACCAAATTCAGGTACAAGAATACGGAAGGTGATCGATCAGCATTACGTTTAACCCGGATTGTATCTGAAACATTAAGGCTGGGATTGGAGGATGTTAGGTGGATTGTGATGGGGGATGACGATACATTCTTTGTTGCTGATAATCTTGTTAGAGTTTTATCCAAGTATGATCACAATCAGTTCTATTATATTGGTAGCAATTCAGAGAGCCATTTGCAGAACATTAGATTTTCGTACAACATGGCTTATGGTGGTGGAGGTTTTGCCATAAGCTATCCCTTGGCCAAAGCTCTGGAAAAAATTCAGGACAATTGCATACAAAGGTACCCGGAATTGTACGGTTCAGATGATAGAGTCCATGCTTGTTTGGCTGAACTTGGAGTCCCCCTGACCAAGGAGCTTGGATTTCaccaggttttttttttccccttcaacTTTCAAGAAGTTTTTCTGTCTGTTTGATTAgttgtacatttttttttcttttgtgtttgttTCCATTAGATTAATTTTGTGGCTACAaccattgtttttttttttttttttaatcttcgTCGGACTAGCTAGCCCAGTCCAGAATGGTTGTTACAGATCAATTTTGTTCTCGACTTTTTACGTTTATCCTAGTATGGCATGGCATTTATTTCATCGTTAATTGTCTCTTAGCAACCATATTAATCTAGGTGAAGTCCGATTTATTGCTGAGTTAGATGAATTAATGAGTTAAGGTTAATTAATACATTACAGTTAATTTAGAATTTCAAGAAAACGCAGGATCATAAGATAAGGGATTTGAGTTTCCGTGCAATTTTCAAACACAATGGATGGAAACGATTTACGGTTGAAATTAATCTCCTTAATTTAAAATTGAAAGTTGGTAAGATTTTGAAACTGTAGAGGGATCGATCCATGGACGAATTGGTAGCTAGGATAAGTACCGTATACAAGTTATGAATCGGTAGGGCAAGTGTAACACAAGAATTCATCATAATGTATAGGTGAAAAAACCAGCACGCAATTAAGGGTGTCAAGAAATGTCAAAAAAACACTTGCAAAAATCTTGAAATTTGTAGATATACA contains:
- the LOC113760352 gene encoding uncharacterized protein LOC113760352; translation: MKDVESARILLHSMKNQSSILGWLTKLMASVILVSFITCVIYYIKLLCPLAIYIETPLHIHDLEKSSSSSSSSSSLQTQSYSSQNKSNVRGVQESENPGKTQLHHIVFGIAASSHLWNQRKNYVKLWWRPGETRGFVWLDKTVSTGTEDDNSLPTLKLSSDTTKFRYKNTEGDRSALRLTRIVSETLRLGLEDVRWIVMGDDDTFFVADNLVRVLSKYDHNQFYYIGSNSESHLQNIRFSYNMAYGGGGFAISYPLAKALEKIQDNCIQRYPELYGSDDRVHACLAELGVPLTKELGFHQFDLFGNVFGILAAHPIAPLVSLHHLDLILPIFPNVNQVEALQRLKVPMELDSAALAQQSICYDNARNWTISVSWGYAVQIIRGVVTPREMELPARSFVNWYKRADETGFTFNTRSLNKNSCQRPAVYTLSAAHYNPLTNQTVSQYVYYKKSGHQCEWKMANPSQIRKVEVYQKPNPFLWDKSPRRNCCRLLASEKKDTMIIDVGECVEDEIIEMYSRI